In the genome of Hydractinia symbiolongicarpus strain clone_291-10 chromosome 5, HSymV2.1, whole genome shotgun sequence, one region contains:
- the LOC130644989 gene encoding THAP domain-containing protein 7-like, with translation MPNSCAAFGCSNHNLMENKPGFYRFPNNNPERRKMWISACKRKNKDGTADWNPTGKNVYLCGKHFTTGKSVKDPAHPDYIPTIFVYTQNDSEKNKKKIERFESAKKRSLAKARTPVAPKKQRTLNFVSPGKPPLQQSNKFISPPLSPCSSTTSLMSPLPEMPEMEVDFSLSSQTQHLTPVTISRPTTLNASTQTTSSILDNKHLIEITNLTSKSKNYS, from the exons atgccaaATAGTTGTGCTGCTTTTGGTTGTTCAAACCATAATTTAATGGAAAATAAACCTGGATTCTACAGATTTCCGAATAACAACCCAGAACGAAGAAAAATGTGGATAAGTGCATGTAAAAGGAAAAACAAAGATGGTACTGCTGACTGGAACCCAACtggaaaaaatgtttatctCTGTGGGAAACATTTTACAACTG gGAAATCAGTAAAAGATCCTGCACATCCTGACTACATACCAACTATATTTGTGTATACACAAAATGATtcagaaaaaaacaagaagaaaataGAAAGATTCGAGTCAGCCAAAAAAAGAAGCCTAGCAAAAGCAAGAACACCCGTCGCACCAAAAAAACAGCGTaccttaaattttgtttcaccaGGAAAGCCACCATTACAGCAAAGTAACAAATTTATTTCACCACCACTATCACCATGTTCTAGTACTACATCTCTGATGTCACCACTGCCAGAAATGCCTGAAATGGAAGTAGACTTTTCTCTTTCTTCACAAACACAACATTTAACACCAGTAACTATATCAAGACCAACAACCTTAAATGCAAGTACCCAGACCACAAGCTCAATTTTGGATAATAAACATTTAATTGAAATAACAAATCTGACttcaaaaagcaaaaattacagTTAA